One genomic segment of Streptomyces sp. RKND-216 includes these proteins:
- a CDS encoding FixH family protein, which translates to MPSTTAHRGRRRTPTHGTLGVLAVLSALCAYLLGAAPPAAAHAVLTGSTPAAGAVVDAQPEDVVLTFSEAVQLSDDSVRVLAPDGSRVDTGGTRERSGASSGDARYATPLRDGLADGTYTVAWQVVSADSHPISGAFTFSVGAPSKTTVALPDQEAGGGAVGVLYDFARCIAYAGFLLLVGGAGFVLACWPQGTRVRAVQRLVTGGWVAVTAATLAMLLLRTPYTGSGRLADAFDLGGIADVVDTKTGTALVSRLLLLAAAALFTAVLFGTYARTAADDGRGNDGDGDPARRRDLVIGLSLGGGVVSTGLAVTWAASEHASSGIQTAVAMPVDVVHLLAAAAWLGGLTTLAVALRSGTGDVPATAARRFSRIAPAGVVVLALTGTYQSWRQVGSWSALTGTDYGRLLLLKLALIALLLVAAYGSRRWVTRLTAPDRTTAPAADTHRAPPDQAAWSAARTGAKRAVHPAPAGTSGAARATAPTTGAPAAAPDTGSAHPPGEAVAPPHQAPTGNTSEPSGARSEVDLPEQPAAPHPEEERVTRPSDGDGPHPAEALTTAADSCTDAPDGRSATVPARPPTRSGSSSVAPVAASGHRAPEGVPTGASSTAANSPTGTDAPGADPARAAQLARQRAAVEAARRRRARDADPDRRGLRRTVLVETGLAVAVLAATTLLTGTEPARTAQAGDTGTGPSATAPAGPRELTVPFDTGGPQGKGRAKVTLDPGGTGRNTLDLRLTDPSGKPLDVPEVRVSFTLPAQDIGPLRVVPREDRPGRWRTTGLRLPVPGAWEMALTVRTSDIDQTTKTRTVRIG; encoded by the coding sequence ATGCCGTCCACCACCGCCCACCGCGGCCGGCGCCGCACCCCGACGCACGGCACGCTCGGCGTGCTCGCCGTCCTCTCGGCGCTCTGCGCGTACCTGCTCGGCGCCGCGCCGCCCGCAGCCGCGCACGCCGTCCTCACCGGCAGCACCCCCGCGGCCGGTGCGGTGGTGGACGCGCAGCCCGAGGACGTCGTCCTCACCTTCTCCGAAGCCGTCCAGCTCTCCGACGACTCGGTACGCGTCCTCGCCCCCGACGGCAGCCGCGTCGACACCGGCGGGACACGCGAGCGCAGCGGCGCCTCCAGCGGCGACGCCCGGTACGCCACCCCGCTGCGCGACGGCCTGGCCGACGGCACCTATACCGTCGCCTGGCAGGTCGTCTCCGCCGACAGCCACCCCATCTCCGGTGCCTTCACCTTCTCCGTCGGCGCCCCCTCGAAGACCACCGTCGCCCTCCCCGACCAGGAGGCGGGCGGCGGCGCGGTGGGCGTCCTCTACGACTTCGCCCGCTGCATCGCCTACGCCGGGTTCCTGCTGCTCGTCGGCGGCGCCGGATTCGTCCTCGCCTGCTGGCCGCAGGGGACGCGGGTGCGTGCCGTGCAGCGCCTCGTCACCGGCGGCTGGGTCGCCGTGACCGCCGCCACCCTGGCCATGCTGCTGCTGCGCACGCCGTACACCGGCTCCGGCCGACTCGCCGACGCCTTCGACCTCGGCGGGATCGCGGACGTCGTCGACACCAAGACCGGCACCGCGCTGGTCTCCCGGCTGCTGCTGCTCGCCGCGGCCGCCCTGTTCACCGCCGTGCTCTTCGGCACGTACGCCCGGACGGCCGCCGACGACGGCCGGGGGAACGACGGCGACGGCGACCCGGCGCGGCGGCGGGACCTGGTGATCGGCCTCAGCCTCGGCGGCGGCGTGGTCTCCACCGGCCTGGCCGTCACCTGGGCGGCCTCCGAACACGCCTCCAGCGGCATCCAGACGGCCGTCGCCATGCCCGTGGACGTCGTCCACCTGCTCGCCGCCGCGGCCTGGCTCGGCGGCCTCACCACGCTCGCCGTCGCCCTCCGCTCCGGCACCGGCGACGTCCCGGCGACGGCCGCACGCCGCTTCTCCCGCATCGCACCGGCCGGCGTCGTGGTGCTGGCGCTCACCGGGACGTACCAGTCGTGGCGCCAGGTCGGTTCCTGGTCCGCCCTCACCGGCACCGACTACGGGCGCCTGCTCCTGCTCAAGCTCGCCCTCATCGCGCTCCTCCTCGTCGCGGCATACGGCTCCCGCCGCTGGGTCACCCGCCTGACGGCACCGGACCGCACGACGGCACCGGCGGCCGATACCCACCGCGCCCCACCGGACCAAGCGGCGTGGTCAGCGGCGCGGACCGGCGCGAAGCGCGCCGTGCACCCCGCCCCGGCAGGCACGTCGGGGGCGGCCCGCGCCACCGCACCGACCACCGGGGCGCCGGCTGCCGCACCGGACACCGGCTCGGCACATCCGCCCGGGGAGGCGGTGGCCCCGCCGCACCAGGCCCCCACCGGCAACACGTCGGAGCCGTCCGGCGCCCGGTCCGAGGTGGACCTACCGGAGCAGCCGGCTGCTCCGCACCCGGAGGAGGAGCGCGTCACCCGTCCGTCCGACGGCGACGGGCCCCACCCCGCGGAGGCACTCACCACGGCGGCGGACTCCTGCACCGACGCGCCGGACGGACGGTCGGCCACGGTGCCTGCTCGACCACCGACGCGTTCGGGCTCCTCGTCTGTCGCCCCTGTCGCCGCTTCCGGACACCGGGCCCCGGAAGGGGTCCCGACCGGCGCGAGCAGCACCGCCGCGAACTCCCCCACCGGGACGGACGCCCCCGGCGCCGACCCCGCTCGGGCGGCGCAACTGGCTCGGCAGCGCGCGGCCGTGGAGGCGGCGCGGCGCCGCCGCGCGCGCGACGCGGACCCGGACCGGCGCGGCCTGCGCCGCACGGTGCTGGTCGAGACCGGCCTCGCGGTCGCCGTGCTGGCCGCCACCACCCTGCTCACCGGCACCGAGCCCGCCCGCACGGCACAGGCGGGGGACACCGGCACCGGGCCCTCGGCGACCGCGCCGGCCGGACCGCGCGAGCTGACCGTGCCCTTCGACACCGGGGGCCCGCAGGGGAAGGGGAGGGCGAAGGTGACCCTCGACCCCGGTGGCACCGGCCGCAACACGCTCGACCTGCGACTCACCGACCCGTCCGGGAAGCCGCTGGACGTCCCGGAGGTGCGGGTATCGTTCACGCTCCCCGCCCAGGACATCGGTCCGCTGCGCGTCGT
- a CDS encoding copper chaperone PCu(A)C: MNATRARDPRRHHGRTATAASLALTGALALGACSTGTSAQAGHGGDTGHEQGLQVTGAYMPAPLMTDMAGGYFVVRNHGPKDDRLTEVTSGLAESVDMHRTVDGQMQRVDSLPVPADGKLELRRGGNHLMFHDLDRKPAEGDTVRMKLHFAHHDPVTVEVPVKATHHDPSAGDPRESGDSSDSGSHEGDGGHEDHH; this comes from the coding sequence GTGAACGCGACCCGCGCCCGCGACCCGCGCCGCCACCACGGCCGTACGGCCACCGCCGCGTCCCTCGCGCTGACCGGCGCCCTCGCCCTCGGTGCCTGCTCCACCGGCACGTCGGCGCAGGCGGGACACGGGGGCGACACCGGGCACGAGCAGGGCCTCCAGGTCACCGGCGCGTACATGCCGGCGCCGCTCATGACCGACATGGCAGGCGGCTACTTCGTCGTCCGGAACCACGGCCCGAAGGACGACCGCCTGACCGAGGTCACCAGCGGCCTGGCCGAGTCGGTCGACATGCACCGGACCGTCGACGGGCAGATGCAGCGGGTCGACTCGCTGCCCGTGCCCGCCGACGGGAAGCTCGAACTGCGCCGCGGCGGCAATCACCTGATGTTCCACGACCTGGACCGGAAGCCCGCCGAGGGCGACACGGTGCGGATGAAGCTGCACTTCGCGCACCACGATCCGGTCACCGTCGAGGTCCCCGTCAAGGCCACCCACCACGATCCGTCCGCCGGAGACCCCCGTGAATCCGGCGACTCCAGCGACTCCGGCAGCCACGAGGGCGACGGCGGACACGAGGACCACCACTGA
- a CDS encoding SCO family protein — MRTTRVLSAAAVVLTAALALTACGGDTSTGGTSDVASVEGADQARGGVTLDTPFPKPDLTLTSDTGEEFDLIEETKGHPTLLFFGYTNCPDVCPLTMSNIAVAKAELSEEQQRKLRVVFVTTDPERDTPKRLDAWLGMHDPSFIGLTGDFDTIQAAARGVGVHIEESYEKKNGDVVSTHGGQVLAFSPKDDKGHVLYTEGSATPQILGKELPKIIKGETP; from the coding sequence ATGCGCACCACCCGAGTACTGAGTGCGGCCGCCGTCGTCCTGACGGCGGCCCTCGCCCTGACCGCCTGCGGCGGCGACACCTCGACCGGCGGCACGTCCGACGTCGCCTCCGTCGAGGGCGCCGACCAGGCGCGCGGCGGCGTCACCCTCGACACGCCCTTCCCGAAGCCCGACCTCACCCTCACCAGCGACACGGGCGAGGAGTTCGACCTGATCGAGGAGACGAAGGGCCACCCGACGCTCCTCTTCTTCGGCTACACCAACTGCCCCGACGTGTGTCCGCTGACGATGAGCAACATCGCCGTGGCCAAGGCCGAACTCAGCGAGGAGCAGCAGCGGAAGCTACGCGTCGTCTTCGTCACCACCGACCCCGAACGCGACACCCCGAAGCGCCTCGACGCCTGGCTGGGCATGCACGATCCGTCCTTCATCGGGCTGACCGGCGACTTCGACACCATCCAGGCCGCAGCCCGCGGCGTCGGCGTCCACATCGAGGAGTCCTACGAGAAGAAGAACGGCGACGTCGTCTCCACCCACGGCGGCCAGGTCCTCGCCTTCTCCCCGAAGGACGACAAGGGGCATGTGCTGTACACCGAGGGCTCGGCCACCCCGCAGATCCTCGGGAAGGAACTGCCGAAGATCATCAAGGGGGAGACGCCGTGA
- a CDS encoding YcnI family protein: MTTAPTASRFPAVLGRRAAATGALTAAAVLLCAGPAAAHVTVDPDQAEQGGYSVVNFKVPNERDDAGTVKLEVSLPPEHPLTSVQPQAVPGWDVEVTKSELDEPIEQHGKQITEAVTKITWSGGEIEPGRFQQFPVSMGRLPQDADQLAFKALQTYEGGEVVRWIEVPGDGAAEPEHPAPVLQLAPGHGHSHGGDDKAADADAPKAGADGTQETAADTSGGTDTTARVLAVAGIAVGIAGIAFGIFAGRRRGA; encoded by the coding sequence ATGACCACTGCCCCGACCGCCAGTCGCTTCCCCGCCGTCCTCGGCCGCCGTGCCGCCGCCACCGGCGCCCTCACGGCCGCCGCCGTGCTGCTCTGCGCCGGCCCGGCCGCCGCGCACGTCACGGTCGACCCCGACCAGGCCGAGCAGGGCGGCTACAGCGTCGTCAACTTCAAGGTCCCCAACGAGCGGGACGACGCCGGCACCGTCAAGCTCGAGGTCAGCCTGCCGCCGGAGCACCCGCTGACGTCCGTGCAGCCGCAGGCCGTGCCCGGCTGGGACGTCGAAGTCACCAAGTCCGAGCTGGACGAGCCGATCGAGCAGCACGGCAAGCAGATCACCGAAGCCGTCACCAAGATCACCTGGAGCGGCGGCGAGATCGAGCCGGGCCGCTTCCAGCAGTTCCCCGTCTCCATGGGCCGGTTGCCTCAGGACGCCGACCAGCTCGCCTTCAAGGCCCTGCAGACCTACGAGGGCGGCGAGGTCGTGCGCTGGATCGAGGTGCCCGGGGACGGCGCCGCCGAGCCGGAGCACCCCGCCCCCGTCCTCCAGCTCGCACCCGGCCACGGCCACAGCCACGGCGGCGACGACAAGGCCGCCGACGCCGACGCCCCGAAGGCCGGAGCCGACGGCACGCAGGAAACCGCTGCCGACACCTCCGGCGGCACCGACACCACCGCCCGCGTCCTCGCCGTCGCCGGCATCGCCGTCGGCATCGCCGGAATCGCGTTCGGCATCTTCGCCGGCCGCCGTCGCGGCGCCTGA
- a CDS encoding ATP-binding protein, with protein sequence MSIWWSLHLRREAATVPLARRMLLGAMDSAGVDPEISYDLAVALSEACANAVEHGSGGADGYRVTACIDGDTCHIEVTDGGPGFPAASAGRPAAPPPPGAAAADAEDGRGMYLIETLADHVRFANRPQQGGAVVSFDKILKWRDDALVRAG encoded by the coding sequence ATGAGCATCTGGTGGTCTCTGCACCTGCGTCGTGAGGCGGCCACGGTGCCCCTCGCCCGGCGGATGCTGCTCGGCGCGATGGACTCGGCCGGGGTGGACCCGGAAATCTCGTACGACCTCGCGGTCGCTCTGTCGGAGGCCTGCGCCAACGCCGTGGAGCACGGCAGCGGCGGCGCGGACGGGTACCGGGTGACGGCCTGCATCGACGGCGACACCTGCCACATCGAGGTGACGGACGGCGGTCCGGGATTCCCCGCGGCGAGCGCCGGCCGTCCAGCCGCGCCCCCGCCGCCCGGAGCGGCGGCCGCGGACGCCGAGGACGGGCGCGGCATGTACCTGATCGAGACGCTCGCGGATCACGTCCGCTTCGCCAACAGGCCGCAGCAGGGCGGGGCCGTGGTGAGCTTCGACAAGATCCTCAAGTGGCGCGACGACGCGCTGGTCCGCGCCGGCTGA
- a CDS encoding carboxymuconolactone decarboxylase family protein codes for MFVRHDVASAPEGARPHLENTARGFGFVPAPVAMMAESPELLEGFLTGSQLFDKTSFTLLEREVLILTMASSVECHYCVAMHSAMLTRSGTDASLVDALRERRPLEDTRLEALRVFTLAVMAGCGSVRPDLMQGFLDAGYTRRNALEVVLGLGVYTLSTYSNRMTEAPVDEPFRAFAWHPQH; via the coding sequence ATGTTCGTCCGCCATGACGTCGCGTCCGCCCCGGAGGGGGCACGCCCGCACCTCGAGAACACGGCCCGGGGCTTCGGCTTCGTCCCCGCGCCGGTCGCGATGATGGCCGAGTCGCCGGAACTGCTCGAAGGGTTCCTGACAGGAAGCCAGCTGTTCGACAAGACGTCGTTCACCCTGCTCGAACGCGAGGTGCTGATCCTCACGATGGCCAGCTCGGTGGAATGCCACTACTGCGTGGCGATGCACTCCGCGATGCTCACCCGGTCGGGCACGGACGCCTCCCTCGTCGACGCGCTGCGGGAACGCCGGCCACTGGAGGACACGCGGCTCGAGGCACTCCGCGTCTTCACCCTCGCCGTCATGGCCGGCTGCGGCAGCGTCCGGCCGGACCTCATGCAGGGCTTCCTGGATGCCGGGTACACGCGCCGGAACGCCCTGGAGGTCGTGCTCGGCCTGGGCGTCTACACCCTCTCGACCTACTCGAACCGCATGACGGAGGCACCGGTCGACGAGCCCTTCCGGGCCTTCGCCTGGCACCCGCAGCACTGA
- a CDS encoding MarR family transcriptional regulator, which translates to MPPSARPGNALPFLLLSAFRALIDELHVRLAEAGHGDLRPAHGMAMQMISRGGGVSDLARRLGVSKQAASKTVTTLERLGYAERRPDPRDQRQRAVALTARGVEALALSGDILNHLRDEWAAVVGPGEMDGMEDALARLGRHGGLDGMGDWLGA; encoded by the coding sequence ATGCCCCCTTCCGCACGTCCCGGAAACGCGCTTCCCTTCCTCCTCCTGTCGGCGTTCCGCGCCCTCATCGACGAACTGCACGTGCGGCTCGCCGAGGCGGGCCACGGAGACCTGCGCCCCGCCCACGGCATGGCGATGCAGATGATCAGCAGGGGCGGCGGCGTCTCCGATCTCGCCCGGCGGCTCGGCGTCTCGAAGCAGGCCGCCAGCAAGACCGTCACCACGCTCGAACGGCTGGGCTACGCCGAACGGAGGCCGGACCCGCGCGACCAGCGCCAGCGCGCGGTCGCCCTGACGGCCCGGGGCGTGGAAGCACTGGCCCTCTCCGGCGACATCCTCAACCATCTCCGCGACGAGTGGGCCGCGGTGGTGGGGCCGGGCGAGATGGACGGGATGGAGGACGCCCTGGCCCGACTGGGCCGACACGGCGGCCTCGACGGGATGGGGGACTGGCTGGGCGCGTGA
- a CDS encoding DUF5753 domain-containing protein, with amino-acid sequence MPRPIGAPSGGDLPPQDEVGPTALRILLGARLRRLRQDLDITREDAGKHIRGSHAKISRLERGQVASKHRDLADLLTLYHVLDEGTRTEYFELARKANAPGWWHQYSDVLEEWFELHIGLEEAASLIRTYEVQFLPGLLQTEEYAYAVSRLGYPNASPRKIDRLVDLRMRRQQLLHRAGGPKLWAVVDEAVLRRPFGGEAVMRAQLEHLLEVGELPHVTLQIAPFEVSAAAAGSPITILRFHEPTLPDKVYLEHLTSAVYLDRQAEIDQYSMIMTRLQAQAYTPEQSAAFLRDQLG; translated from the coding sequence ATGCCGCGGCCGATCGGCGCACCGTCCGGAGGCGACCTTCCCCCGCAGGACGAGGTCGGTCCCACAGCTCTGCGCATCCTGCTGGGCGCGCGGCTGCGCAGGCTCCGTCAGGACCTCGACATCACCCGTGAGGACGCCGGCAAGCACATCCGCGGCTCTCACGCCAAGATCAGCCGGCTGGAGCGCGGCCAGGTTGCCTCCAAGCACCGCGACCTGGCCGACCTCCTCACTCTCTACCACGTGCTCGACGAGGGGACGCGCACCGAGTACTTCGAGCTCGCCCGCAAGGCCAACGCGCCCGGCTGGTGGCACCAGTACAGCGACGTCCTGGAGGAGTGGTTCGAGCTCCACATCGGCCTCGAGGAGGCCGCCTCCCTCATCCGGACCTACGAAGTGCAGTTCCTGCCCGGCCTGCTGCAGACCGAGGAGTACGCGTACGCCGTCAGCCGGCTCGGCTACCCGAACGCCTCCCCGCGCAAGATCGACCGGCTGGTCGACCTGCGGATGCGCCGCCAGCAGCTGCTGCACCGCGCAGGCGGACCGAAGCTGTGGGCCGTGGTCGACGAGGCCGTCCTGCGCCGCCCGTTCGGCGGCGAAGCCGTCATGCGCGCCCAGCTCGAACACCTGCTGGAGGTCGGCGAACTGCCCCACGTCACACTCCAGATCGCCCCGTTCGAGGTGAGCGCCGCGGCAGCGGGCTCCCCGATCACCATCCTGCGCTTCCACGAGCCGACGCTGCCGGACAAGGTGTACCTGGAGCACTTGACCAGCGCGGTCTACCTGGACCGGCAGGCGGAGATCGACCAGTACTCGATGATCATGACGCGGCTGCAGGCGCAGGCGTACACCCCGGAGCAGTCGGCGGCCTTCCTCCGCGACCAGCTGGGCTGA
- a CDS encoding DUF397 domain-containing protein, producing the protein MQIDNGVRADRITGAVWRKSGRSAPGGNCVELAALPGGRVAVRNSRFPSGPALVHSREEIAALLGGIKDGEFDGLVTEGTLA; encoded by the coding sequence ATGCAGATCGACAACGGAGTCCGCGCGGACCGGATCACCGGAGCCGTGTGGCGCAAGAGCGGACGGAGCGCCCCCGGCGGCAACTGCGTCGAACTCGCGGCCCTCCCCGGCGGCCGGGTCGCCGTCCGCAACTCCCGCTTCCCGTCCGGACCCGCGCTGGTTCACAGCCGCGAGGAGATCGCCGCACTGCTGGGAGGCATCAAGGACGGCGAGTTCGACGGACTGGTCACCGAGGGCACCCTCGCCTGA
- a CDS encoding SAM-dependent methyltransferase: MGGNLDHEPAAGPAAAERDLGLDTHHSARIYDYFLGGKTNYPPDREVGEKLLAAFPGFRTAARTNRAFMHRAAHHLAERGIRQFLDIGTGIPTSPNLHEVVQAVAPDSRVVYADNDPIVLAHARALLTSAPEGRTAYVDADIMKPRDILDSPQLRETLDMAQPVALSLVGLFHYITDDQQPYDLVRALVDELAPGSYLVFSHCTPDFAPEEWKSAIQVYKADGGNAQVRSRAEIERFFDGLELVEPGVEVPHRWHPDADTERLVDIGSLDDAAVSLWAGVALKH; encoded by the coding sequence ATGGGCGGCAACCTCGACCACGAACCGGCGGCCGGGCCTGCCGCGGCAGAACGCGACCTGGGGCTGGACACGCACCACTCCGCGCGGATCTACGACTACTTCCTCGGCGGCAAGACCAACTACCCGCCGGACCGCGAGGTCGGGGAGAAGCTCCTGGCCGCCTTCCCGGGCTTCCGTACCGCGGCGCGCACCAACCGCGCCTTCATGCACCGGGCCGCCCACCACCTCGCCGAGCGGGGCATCCGCCAGTTCCTCGACATCGGCACCGGCATCCCCACCAGCCCCAACCTGCACGAGGTGGTGCAGGCCGTCGCCCCCGACAGCCGGGTGGTCTACGCGGACAACGACCCGATCGTCCTGGCGCACGCGCGGGCACTGCTCACCAGCGCCCCCGAGGGCCGCACCGCGTACGTCGACGCGGACATCATGAAGCCGCGCGACATCCTGGACTCGCCGCAGCTCCGCGAGACCCTCGACATGGCGCAGCCGGTGGCGCTGAGCCTGGTCGGCCTCTTCCACTACATCACCGACGACCAGCAGCCCTACGACCTGGTGCGCGCCCTGGTGGACGAGCTCGCTCCCGGCTCGTACCTGGTCTTCTCCCACTGCACGCCGGACTTCGCGCCGGAGGAGTGGAAGAGCGCCATCCAGGTCTACAAGGCGGACGGCGGCAACGCGCAGGTGCGCAGCCGCGCCGAGATCGAGCGGTTCTTCGACGGCCTGGAGCTGGTCGAGCCGGGCGTGGAGGTGCCGCACCGCTGGCACCCAGACGCGGACACCGAGCGCCTGGTGGACATCGGCAGCCTGGACGACGCGGCCGTCAGCCTGTGGGCCGGGGTGGCGCTCAAGCACTGA
- a CDS encoding cation:proton antiporter gives MHDTTAMLIELGAIILGLGILGRLAGRIGFSPIPLYLLAGLAFGHGGVLPLGASEEFVATGAEIGVILLLLLLGLEYTASELVTNLRTQYPSGVVDFVLNALPGAAAALILGWGPVAAVALAGVTWISSSGVIAKVLGDLGRLGNRETPVVLGVLVIEDLAMAVYLPILTALLAGVSLTGGSITLLISLGTVGAVLYLALRHGRHISKAVSSDNPEMLLLVVLGLTLLVAGVAQELQVSAAVGAFLVGIALSGEVAEGAHNLLTPLRDLFAAVFFVFFGLHTDPSKIPGVLLPALVLAVVTACTKIATGWYAARRANIKTAGRWRAGGTLVARGEFSIVIAGLAVSVEPRIGPLATAYVLLLVVIGPLAARWTEPLARRLTGGGKPGSGKPGATAPAGVGPVTTEAADAAATHG, from the coding sequence GTGCACGACACCACCGCCATGCTCATCGAACTGGGCGCCATCATCCTCGGCCTGGGCATCCTCGGCCGACTCGCGGGGCGCATCGGCTTCTCGCCGATCCCGCTCTACCTGCTGGCCGGCCTGGCCTTCGGCCACGGCGGTGTACTGCCCCTCGGCGCCAGCGAGGAGTTCGTCGCGACCGGCGCCGAGATCGGCGTCATCCTGCTCCTGCTCCTCCTCGGGCTGGAGTACACGGCCAGCGAGCTGGTCACCAACCTGCGCACGCAGTATCCGTCCGGCGTCGTCGACTTCGTGCTCAACGCGCTGCCCGGAGCCGCGGCCGCGCTGATACTCGGCTGGGGCCCGGTGGCCGCCGTCGCCCTGGCCGGCGTCACCTGGATCTCCTCCTCCGGCGTGATCGCCAAGGTGCTCGGCGACCTCGGACGTCTCGGCAACCGCGAGACCCCCGTCGTCCTCGGCGTGCTCGTCATCGAGGACCTGGCCATGGCGGTCTACCTGCCGATCCTCACCGCCCTGCTGGCCGGTGTCAGCCTGACCGGCGGCAGCATCACCCTGCTCATCTCCCTGGGCACCGTCGGCGCCGTCCTCTACCTGGCCCTGCGGCACGGCCGCCACATCAGCAAGGCCGTCTCCTCCGACAACCCGGAGATGCTGCTCCTCGTCGTCCTGGGGCTGACGCTCCTGGTCGCGGGCGTCGCGCAGGAGCTCCAGGTCTCGGCCGCGGTCGGCGCCTTCCTCGTCGGCATCGCCCTGTCCGGCGAGGTGGCGGAGGGCGCGCACAACCTCCTCACCCCGCTGCGCGACCTGTTCGCCGCCGTCTTCTTCGTCTTCTTCGGCCTCCACACCGATCCGTCCAAGATCCCGGGCGTGCTGCTGCCGGCACTCGTGCTGGCCGTGGTGACCGCCTGCACCAAGATCGCCACCGGCTGGTACGCCGCCCGGCGCGCGAACATCAAGACGGCCGGCCGCTGGCGGGCAGGCGGCACGCTGGTGGCCCGCGGTGAGTTCTCCATCGTCATCGCCGGCCTGGCAGTGAGCGTGGAACCGCGGATCGGTCCGCTGGCCACGGCGTACGTGCTGCTGCTGGTCGTCATCGGCCCGCTCGCCGCACGCTGGACGGAGCCGCTGGCCCGCCGTCTGACCGGCGGCGGCAAGCCCGGCAGCGGGAAGCCCGGCGCCACCGCGCCCGCCGGCGTCGGCCCGGTGACGACCGAAGCGGCGGACGCGGCGGCCACGCACGGCTGA
- a CDS encoding TrkA C-terminal domain-containing protein, giving the protein MEPTAHSRKTVLPGVGARYDLNTDAGHHLSVVAHQDGRRILAFHDPEDDDACKDAAPLEPNEATALAQLLVPDPVAHIHQHLELDLVTEHIEVTNRSPYRGRTLGDTQVRSRTGASIVAVLRRTAAEPSPTPDFRFAAGDVLVVVGTREGVDAVAELIAGG; this is encoded by the coding sequence ATGGAGCCCACCGCCCACTCCCGCAAGACCGTTCTCCCCGGGGTCGGCGCCCGGTACGACCTGAACACCGACGCCGGACACCACCTGTCCGTCGTCGCCCATCAGGACGGCCGCCGGATCCTCGCCTTCCACGACCCGGAGGACGACGACGCCTGCAAGGACGCGGCGCCGCTCGAACCCAACGAGGCCACCGCACTCGCCCAGCTGCTCGTCCCCGACCCCGTCGCCCACATCCACCAGCATCTCGAGCTCGACCTGGTCACCGAACACATCGAGGTGACCAACCGGTCGCCGTACAGGGGCCGCACGCTCGGGGACACCCAGGTCCGCTCCCGGACCGGCGCGTCCATCGTCGCCGTGCTGCGCCGGACCGCAGCAGAGCCCTCGCCCACCCCCGACTTCCGTTTCGCCGCCGGTGACGTCCTCGTCGTCGTCGGCACCCGCGAAGGCGTCGACGCCGTCGCCGAACTGATCGCCGGAGGATGA